A window from Citrus sinensis cultivar Valencia sweet orange chromosome 5, DVS_A1.0, whole genome shotgun sequence encodes these proteins:
- the LOC107176998 gene encoding uncharacterized protein LOC107176998, giving the protein MPLSVLKQLGVGECRPTTVTLQLVDKSHAYPEGKIEDILVKVDKFIFLVDFIVIDFEADKEVPIILGRPFLVTGKTLINVQKGELTMKVNDQQVTFNVLEAMKSPDEAEDCNFMSVVDLAVTERINRCCSKEVIKAVTFESFEEGDVTANQINWI; this is encoded by the coding sequence ATGCCATTATCTGTATTGAAGCAATTGGGAGTAGGAGAGTGCAGGCCAACAACAGTCACTCTACAATTGGTTGACAAATCTCATGCATATCCCGaaggaaagattgaagatATATTGGTAAAGGTTGACAAATTCATCTTTCTAGTAGATTTCATTGTAATAGACTTTGAGGCTGATAAAGAGGTACCAATTATACTTGGAAGACCTTTCCTGGTAACTGGGAAGACTCTAATAAATGTGCAGAAAGGAGAGCTAACCATGAAGGTGAATGACCAACAAGTCACCTTCAATGTATTAGAAGCTATGAAGAGTCCTGATGAGGCAgaagattgtaattttatgagTGTTGTGGATCTTGCTGTAACAGAAAGAATAAATAGATGCTGCAGTAAAGAAGTTATTAAAGCTGTCACTTTTGAAAGCTTTGAAGAAGGCGATGTTACAGCAAACCAGATAAATTGGATATGA